In a single window of the Carassius gibelio isolate Cgi1373 ecotype wild population from Czech Republic chromosome A12, carGib1.2-hapl.c, whole genome shotgun sequence genome:
- the LOC128025524 gene encoding pancreatic secretory granule membrane major glycoprotein GP2: MDTCWATPENDPDYSLRWDLILTECPNPNDDTVELLQNGVSTSSRFSFRMFIFTANSTKLYLHCAVHLCLLSSNRCSTDCNSEHQWRERRSLDFHDSASISLGPLMLSEGNTDKWVPQQVKVSEASRLCASLMLLLAPLMRFLTLF; this comes from the exons ATGGACACGTGTTGGGCTACACCTGAGAATGATCCTGATTACAGTCTCCGCTGGGATCTCATCCTCACAGA GTGTCCCAATCCAAATGATGACACAGTGGAGCTGCTGCAGAACGGCGTCTCGACATCCAGCCGTTTCTCCTTCAGGATGTTCATCTTCACTGCAAACTCCACTAAACTTTACCTGCACTGCGCTGTTCACCTGTGCCTTCTGTCAAGCAATCGCTGCTCAACG gACTGTAACTCTGAACACCAGTGGAGAGAGCGCAGGTCTCTGGACTTCCATGACAGTGCTTCCATATCCCTGggtcctctgatgttgtctgaaGGGAACACAG ATAAGTGGGTCCCACAGCAAGTGAAGGTATCGGAGGCTTCTCGTCTGTGTGCTTCTCTGATGCTGTTACTTGCTCCTCTGATGAGATTCCTGACCCTTTTTTAG